The following DNA comes from Rhipicephalus microplus isolate Deutch F79 chromosome 6, USDA_Rmic, whole genome shotgun sequence.
TCGGGTACAGCAATATACACAGAGGCCACCGAAGAATAGGGGAATCCTGGTAGATAAACCTGCCGCGAACATGTGTTTAGTCTCTCGCCACTCTCGAATTCCAAATCTTTAGTGTGGTAAACTAGGCCACCGCGATTTTTGTAGAGTGCTTTTGCCGCCTGTCGGAAGTGGCCATCCCGTTTGTGCATCCCGTTTGTCATCCCGTTTGTGCAATCACAACTGGATATTCTGTTTTCTTAGAAAAGAACGCTGTGCGTGAACGCCTATGCTATAGGTCGCGTGCGCTCCACATCACGTGGCACACTCTGCTATAGTACCACTATTGCGTCGCCATTGCTGACTTTGCAAACGCTGCGCAAACTTAGCACACACATTCGCACAGAGCCGTGCATATCAGAGGGCGCTACATGGTAAGCATGCCACCGGAAGTCTGCCGGAGTTGAATGTGTAGAAGGTCCTCAAAGAAACTTTGGAATCTATGACGCAACGCTTTAAAAGAATCGATGGGTGGTGAAGCTGTAATGGTCGTGAACACAGAGCGAAGAAGACAAAGAATAAGACAAGCGACCGTGTTGTACAATCTCTTTTCCTGTAGTCCTCACCCCCTCGATGCACTGCTAAAATCAAAATGAAAACAACTAGAACAAAGGAAACGCCACAGCGGTGTGATGTGTCCGTATTTAAGGCTAAAGCCTTAGATGCCGGACGAAACGAGAATGTTGACCACCGTCCCACGGCGACGTCTTCCGTCGGCGCGTACTAGGGACGGATAAAAAGTCAGCGTGTGACGACGACAACATGCGACATGAGCATGATGTCACAAGACGCTTTAATTTGTGATGTCATCATGACGTGACTATGCCGTCACGAAAACCGCCGTTACAAGAGGACATCACATGCCATCAACACTTGGTCAAAACGCGGTCACATCTGGGGAAGTGCAAACTAGATGAGGTGCTTCATATCCCGGAGGTCATGCCGGAATACACCAGGCGGAAAAAAAGCCTTTGGAGTGTGGTGGCGGGGCAGTATTTGTAcgccgatagaaaaaaaaagtaagacggCTTTCGTCTTGAATTGTGTTCACGTGGATACATAAGGACCCTCAAACTTCTTTTCGTGTTGTCCGTGTCCTATTCGCACTTTGTTGAAGACGCAGACCTTCGCAGCCGGGATAGTGACGGCAAAGCTAAATGACCACTTCCTAGATAAGAGGGCTGTGCATTTCGTTTTTGTGACAAATTGCTGCTTGAATGTAAACTCTGAATTACCCGTTTTGGTGCCACCGTTTCTTGGCAATGAAAATTTCGCTCTATGTACCCGGACGCGATGAAGTGAGGTGCACGAACGTGCTATTCAGAAGGCATTGCTCGATGTCTTTATCGCGGTCACGTCCCCTTTATCCCGAATGGAGATGCTGCCATCCACGTCTGAAAATCTGGTAATACCGCTTGCCCCTGCTACGTGCTAGATTTCTCTCCGACGTCGGTTGCATGCTGCTGTGCCAGCACAGGACTCTGCTGCGTCCATAAATCCTTTAACGTGCACGACAAACCATAAGTGCTTCGGTTGCCTCCCCATTTTGAAGGCCTAAAGTGCTGGCGTATCGGCTGGCTATCTTCATCATATCGGCCATTAAAACAAGTTTCAGTTGTCACTATAAGGTTACATGCTGTTTCGAAATAGCTACTAAGTGTTCCGAATCAAAAACGTGTACCCCATGTAAACATTTTGTGTATCTGTATATGTGTGATTGTGTTTTTCGCGGTATAATGGAATGCCAAAAAGAAAATGGCTTCGGGGCATGTTCAGAAGATATAATACAAGCTTCATGCTGCTAGAGGTAATCTCACCTTCTCGTCGACGGGCGGGCAAACGTAAACAGAGTAGGGACGATGAAGACAGCCACTGCGGGCAGTCAAGAACTCCATGCGAAGAGTGGCTCCGACATTCAAATGACCAGGATacttaaaaaaacaagcaaacagtAAATTTATTATTACAAAGTCAGCCACGCTTGAAATCTTTAGAGACGCTTGGTAGCTGCAACAACACCAGACATTCATGCACGAACAATGTCAAGAAGCGTTGCATACATAGAATTGCATGAAATGTGTCTACAAACCAGAAGGTTTCATTGCGTCAACGTATAGCACTCAAGGACAATTAACGCCGTGAATGCAGCAGGAGCAAAACCGCTCGTCGAGGCACGTATACTGAAGCGGCATTGCAAAGCAGGAAGCGATAAACGTGACTTCCGTGATTAGCTCTGCCAGGGCGCGATGCCGGATCTTTACTCGCGCTGATTACGCGCTAAGACAGGTCCTAGTCTTTTAAGTTGACTCAGAAATCTGTCGCAGTGGCGTAAAAAAGTTGCACACATGGTGACAGTCGTAAAAATTTTGCAGAAACCCAGCTTTGCTAAGTGACGATGCAGGTGCTGCTTTGGCGCCTACGCAGCCGTTGCCTAGCGTACGATATTATGCACACGGTGAAATTCTTTCCAGATAAGCTTAGATATGAACGCGGCGCAGACTATCTACAACAAAATTTTGTGTGGATTAATATTTAACGTTGCATTAGTTGACCGAGGCACCCAAACGTATTCGCAAAAGTACTATATTCGTCAAGGGCGttcccactctgcgaactgtgaagaattgaaaagtaaaaatatTTGTCCTGGAGAAAACAGCATTCGTCAACGCCAGTGCCCGCATGAGATCTGACTGGGAGATATCTTGGAGAGTCACACCCGATGAGAACAGAAATTGCAAAGCATTAGGATACCATTGGAAGCAAGAGCTTCTCGTAATACAGAAACCTTGGCTATGCTTGGTTTCATTGAAGTTCATTTGCGGTTACAGAAACAAAGTGACGAGATGACTTCACAGAAGTTGAAAAAAGTGAGGCAACTCCATGGGCCAGGCAGGGACAGCAACAAGTAAAAGAAGGAACGATTGGACGAGATTGAAGGGAATGTTCGGTTTCTAGGAACTGGTAGGCCGATGCAACAAGCATGTTCTAAAAACACGCGGTAATCTTCGGGAGATGATAGATAGGTTAATATTATGAGAGGTAGGTTAATATTATTATATAATAAACTAATAAAACAAAGTAAAAAATCAAAAGATGGTTCTAGTTGACAGCATACAGCGAATAGAAATAATTACGAGGCGTATACATGTTGCCGCGTTCCTCTTCGCTTAGCATCTACAAAGAAAACAGTGAATTAACCCGCCTTGGTGTCGTAGTCCACAGTTATGGCTCTCCACTGCTGACCCTAATATTGAGGGATCAAAGTCTGGCCTCGGCGGCTACATTAACATAGACGCGAAATCCCAGAGGCCCGTTCTtgtagatttatgtgcacgtaaAATAACATCAGTCAGTCGAAACGTGCGGAGCCCTTTTTCAGGACAGCTCAACATATTCCGGCTTTGGGGCGTCAAACCGCCAAGAATAATGATGGCAGCACATTCCCCAGTTACAAATCTTTGCGAAAACTTGCTTGATGACTACTGTGTTGCCGTGACACTGATAAGGTAACGGAGTTTCTGCGTGCAAAAAATTATACATGCCGAAAGAACGGGAACAATCAACTTATTTGGGCACACGCGGCGTTTCGGAAACTTATTAAACAGGCTTTTTTAGCTATATACAATGAAGTGCTGCCTTGGTCGGCAGTATAATGTACACCGTCGCGCATAGCTCACCTTAGCCACTTCGCTACATCATCGTGTAGTAGCATATGTAGCCAGAGACCATATTTTCCACGGTGGTCTAGcagctaaggcacttggctgctgaccctgagatcgcgggatcgaatcgcggctgcgttTTAGATGGGGgtaaaaatgcttgaagcccatgTGCTTCGATTTGAGTGAACGGCAAAGGGCCggtcaacaggctccgaaacgcgcAGGAAAAGCTCGTGCATCTTTCGTACGCCTGACCAACCTTCTTCCACGCGCACTGACTTAAACTCAATGATCGGCGACGTTGAATTCATAACTCTTTGTTCaaacctggtttagaccaatcaacgagctgcgtgctgcgtcacgtcgccCATCGCCGAGTTGAAGTCACTGCGTGCATATAACGAGGTTGGTCACGCGTAGGCAAAATGCGAGAGCTTTTCCTGCGGGTTTCAGAGCCTGTTGACTTGCTCTTTAAAAATCCGCAGGTGGTCAAAtattctggagcccttcactaagacGGCTCTCGCAATTATACGGAGGTTTGGGTACGTTGAAAACCCAACCATGATTAGTAGTCAGAGATGATTCTAAAGTGGAAGAATTGTTCTCGAGACCGGAAGATACAAAAACAAAAGCGGCCCGCTCACCTTGACCGCGGCGCGTGTTACATTGTAGACTGTGTTCAGGAACTTCGGTTGCAACTGGTTAGAGGGTTTCTGCAGCACGGACTCGGCGAGCTTCGTGTAGAACGCACCGTGAGTGCTCAGTTCGCTCGTCGGTACCACGATACACGCGTGCGGCGTCTTTCGGTGGTTCTCAGAGGTCGGCACGCAGCCTCTGAACAGGTCTGGCCTATGCGAGCTGATGGCTGGCGTGCACAGCAGCAGGAGTAGGGCGAATTGGAACATGGCGATCGAGCTCTGCGGTTTTCTTTAGAAGGGAACTTTCTCGCTGAAATCGGTTCGGTGAACCACGGAACGTAAGAGCAGGCTGACTCGTTTTATAAGGCTCTTCTAGTGCCGAGGCTTCCCTTAACTATAGGGGATAGTAAAGCGAAGTGTGATAGTGAAGATTGTGAGCGGACAGTCGATGAACCGTGCTGTTTTAGCGTTTGACCTTATGGTGACGCTGCAAAGAGTCACGTTTGGATGTTCTAAAGGCCTCCGATGAAAAACATGGGGTGCGCTTTCAAGTCATGTGCACAATGTGCTCACGCATACGCGGTTGAAAATGATAAAATTCTCAAATAAATATTCTGCAGGGCACACGTGTCAATCTTTTATGTTTATCTGAGTAATAATGTGCAGGAGTAATCTGGATGAGTAGAGTTTTAACATGTTATATATTTCAAGTGCACTGGAGATGCCTTTATGATGTCAACAGCGCGTGAAGCAACTATGTTCGGCTCGCCATCACAGCCAAACGACGCATGCGCAATAGCGACACGTTCTGCTAAGCCTTACTTTTTATGTAGCACGTGATACAGCAGATTTTTTCAGTTATGCCACGACGCTTCTAAGCACGACGTCGTGCGTTTCTTTGTTAGCTGTGGCCGCAGCAGTTCGACGAGTCCTAACCGTAAGAAATGAACCTGTTTGATTATATTTTACGTCCGGagaccacgatatggttatgagacacgccgtagttgAGTGCTCCGGAAATGTTTCGACCATTCGGTGTTCTTCATTGAGCACTGACGTTGCAGAGTACACGGTGCTCAACCaatttgccttcatcgaaatgcaatCGCCGCGGCCGGATCGGACCTGTTATCATCcggtcagcagcccagcaccgTAGTGACTGTTTCACCGAGGCGGACCAAACTGTAAGAAATCCCCATCCACTTTTCCTTAGGTGTATTATACACATGCAGTGAACGTTGTCAAGTTTGATCCTGAGTCACTTATTATGGAGTGCATTCCTCAAAGTCGTGCTTTACGTTTGGCGCTTTAAATGCTACAATTTAGTAGATTTATATTGTccacggaagcccaacgtttcacACCGCGAGAATTGGGCTTATTTTGCGTAGGCGTGGGGCCGTCGCACCTGGAATAAACTGTGGTATTTAGTAAGTTTCCGTAACAACGCAACAAGTGTTGTGTGTAGTATAAATGTTTGGGAACCTTTTAGACGAAACAATATTATATGTATATTTTTGATACTAGCgattctgccccgccgcggtagtttagtggataaggtactcgtgtgctgacccgcaggtcgcgggttcgaatcccggctgtggcggctgcatttccgatggaggcggaaatgttgtaggcccgtgtgctcaggtttgggtgcacgttagagaacccgaggtggtcgaaatttcctgagccctccactacagcgtctctcgtaatcatatggtggctttgggacgttaaaccccacaaatcaatcaggtaatcgaaagttccggagtcctccactacagcgtctctcgtaatcatacggtggttttcggacgttaaaccccacatatcaatcaataccagCGCTTCTGCCTAAGAATATGGtttcgaaataacaaaaaaagcgtCAATATTATTTTCCTGTCGTTATACGACGCCGCCTTAGGATTGGCCTAACTAGCAGTTATCAATATCACTGACAGCGCGCTATGCTTACAAACGCGCTTCTTCCTTAACATACAGTATGTGAGAAGGGCATAGAGAGATCGCCCAACCTGTACCACCAAGGTATCACAGGTACATACAGATTgtgagaagagcctgcaccactactgtatcgcaggtCACAGGTACATACATGTAATATGGTGGGGAAATTTAAGAAAAACGGAAAAGAAAAAGGCCCCAGCCCGTGCCACTAGGTATAACGGGCTTAATCCAATTAAAAGGAAAATGAATAGGGTTAGCACCAAAagattttgtttaaaaaaaaaaaaaggggggggggagaagaaaaAATTGAAAGGAGGGAGGGTAAGGAGGGGAGGGGGAGTCTACCACCCGCGGAGCCAAGCCAGGGGAACGGGAGCAAAATCAGCGGCTTTTATTAAAAACTGGATATTGTAAGATGTTGCGTTGACAGTAAAAGGCTTCTTTCCTCTTGATTAACAAATGTCTTCTCTTGACCTTGTCTTGAGGTGAGGTTCCTTGTCGGATTACGTTGATGATTTGTTCATTCGGATGGACTTCCCGAGTTCCGTTGAACTGggaaagaaactaaaaaaaaaaagaaaaaaaaaagagaggtaaGTACGATGTGTCTACGTTGGGTATCAGTTTTGGTATGATGCTGATTGCTCCTTCCTTTTCctcttatttctctttttttttctttctttttttttctgccttatcCTTTCCTATTTTCTGTTCCTTCCCTTTTCTGTATGCCTTTCTCTTGCTCCCTTTGTCTCTTCCCTTTATTGTagtctctcttttcttctctttcctattcttttttttttccttttctctttttttttattactattattattgctCTGTATGGATTAGGATGTGCAAGGGTGTACTGTCTTAATTTGATTTTGGCGCCGCCTAGGGGCGGGGGATTTCCCCACCTCGTTTGGCCATGTAGCCCCGTCGGCGACcaaccaagtttcagttattaTGTTACGTTTTCGTTTATATGTTTTGCCATTTTTTCAAGAATCTTAGCTGTCTCACTATTCCTAATAATTTCCGGTTTTGATCTCAAAAGGTCCGAATATGTTTTTTGGATTTCTTTGCGGTAAGATACTGTTTTTGTGCATGTCGTCATATAATGGTCAAAAGAGTTGGAGTCTGCGCCGCACTTGCATCTGCAGTCTTCGGTTATGttgaattttttaaaataaaatggaAATCTCCCGTGTTCAGTAAGTGCTTGCGATAGGTAGTAATTTGTGGGAAAATGTTCAGGTATTTGATGTATGCTTCTAATCCAGTTATGAAGTACGCTTTTTTCAGGGTCTGCGGTCCATATTTCGTTCCATTTATCGTAGGCTTCTTTTCGTAGTTGGGATTTAATGAAAGCTCTAGTTATAGGGATTGACGTCGGTTGTCCAATTTTCGCTGCCCGTTTTGCTAGTTCGTCTGCCAGTTCATTTCCTGCCAGTCCTGAGTGACCCTTAACGTGAGTTATGTGTATCTCGTGTTTTTCGGAGGTGACTTTGaataatgtttttattttctgaatGAACGGGTTAACATTGTTTGGGTTATTTAGGCCTTTTATACATGACTGGCTATCCGAGTTAACTTGAAACCGTTCATTTCCTGGTAATTTATTAATGTACTCTAAGGCTTTGATTATTTCCAGTGCTTCTGCTTCAAAGTTAGAACTGTAGGGCGGAAGTAGGAATAGTTGTTGATTGATTATCTGATTTAGTTGGTTTAGATGGACGAAAGCTGCCCCAACATTTTTTTCCGATTTAGATCCGTCGGTGAATATTTGGTTGTTTATGGATTTCTGTGCGTTTTTTGTTTCGAGAATTACTATTTTTTCCGCTGGATGAATTAGTTTAATATCAATTTTATTTGCTATTTCATTCTTCGAAAATGCTTTCCCTTCCCAATTAAATTTGTCTCGACCGTGAAGGATGTTgaacatttttatttctttttcgatAGTTAGTTTCACCGGGGGAATTTTTGCTATTATCGGTAAGAGTTTATTGGGAGTAGTTCTAAATGCTTTAGTTATGTGTATAAGTGGGATTCTTTGAATGGCTTGAAGCTttcgatgtgtgtgtgtgtgggatcTGTACCATGCAGCGGCTGCGTATGTAATCATACGCTCTGTGGctcgtatatatatatctttacgCTGTTTCGGTGACATTCCCCAGTCTTTTCCCGTGAACTTACTAAGGTTTATTGTGAGTTTATTTACTTTACCTTTGATATATTCTAAGTGAGGTAAAAATGATAATTTTTTATCGAAAATTATGCCGAGTATTTTAAGTTCTTTTGAATATTTAATGTTTTGGTTGTTAAATTTAATTATTGGTGGTCGTTTTTGGTATTGATTACCTATAATCATAAATTGTGATTTCGATAAGTTGAATTCCACAACGTTTCTTTTTGACCACTCATTTACAATTTCTAGACAATTTTTTGAAACTTCCTCTATCCTTTTCCGAGTAGGTGCTCTTATTAtcaaggtgatgtcgtcagcgAAAGCTTGTATTGTGCAATTTGATGGGAATATAGTGTTTAATAAGTCAGCTATTGTTAGATTCCATAATAATGGGCTAAGTGGTGATCCTTGAGGTGACCCTTTCGATAATGGAATAGTAATTTTCAATTGATCTGAATCGTAGGTTATTGTTCTGTTTGAAAGCAAGTCATTCACAAGGATCGTGAGGTTGTTAGGACATTCTGTTTTGTTAAGATATTCGGTGATATTAGATTGGTTGATTTGGTTAAAAGCATTTTTAACGTCAAGTGAGATTATTATAGAAGTTTCGCGGTTGGCCTGAGCGATTgattcttttatttttaataatGCTTGCGTAGTTGAGGTGTTGTGGGTAAAACCAAATTGGTTAGGTGGGAGATAATTGTTTGTACATAAGTGGTGATATATACGATCGTTTATTagtttttctaatatttttccgaAAATGGAATTGATAGCTATGGGTCTAAAGTGATTAGGTTTAGGATTGTTTTTGTCCAGTTCTTTTTTTGGAATAAGAATTATTCTTGAGTTTTTCCACACCACTGGGAAGTGGCCGAATTTAAGGGCTGCATTAAAAATTTTTATGAAGAATTGTTTATGATAAGTGTATAGTATTTGAATAAAAGTAGTTGTTAAGTTATCTGGGCCGGGGGTGACATTTTTCTTAAGGTTGTGTATTACAGAATCCACTTCGAGCTCTGTAAATGGTAGGTCATTGCTAGTTGCGTTAATTGAATCTTCTGTAGTGTGTTCATTAGGATTCGGTGATTGTGTTGTATTTTCACCTGTGGGGAACAAGGTGGTCATGATTAGTTCGATTGTTTCACTGAGTGTTGATGTTCGAGTTCCATCTTCCTTTTGAATAGACCCTAGGAGGGTTTTTGTTTTGAGTTTGTCTGCTGCTATTTTGTATGGTAAGGAAAAAGGATTGTTTTTCGAGATGCTTCCGCAAAATTCTTTCCAAGAAGAATTCCGTGCTTTTGTTAAATTTTCCTGATATGTTGCCAGATTTTTAAGGTATATGTCTCTGTAGTGTTCTCTTATTTCTCCACGAGCGTTCTGATATCGCCTTCTGTGTGCCCTTACTTTTTTCCGTTctatttccagttgtggagtccacCATTTGTTGGAGGTGCTATGGGTGTTGTTTACGTATTTTGAAAATTTGCCTTTCAGCTTATTGATTTTCTGATAGAAGTGCGTTATAACGTGATTTAACCGTGTCACAGAATTGATATCTTCATTTGAAGTTTCGATGAGCCAAGGGTCTGATTTTAATATTTCCAATATCTTGAGCTCTCCATTCTTAGTTagttttttaattttttcgtATTCTTGTTCGAATAGGTTGTATGATAAATATTTGTGGTCGCTGTGATTTATTTCATCTAGAACTTTCCAATCAGTTAAAAAATTTGAAAGTTGGGAAGTTGTAAGGGTAACATCGATCCAACTTTTGCCATTTGCTGTTTCAAAAGTTGGGGGACTGTCGGGTGAATTCATTAATTTTAGGTCCTTAGTAGTGATAAATTCGAGTAATACTTCTCCTCTGGCATTATTCTGCGGCCCGCCCCATGTTGTGTTGGATGAGTTGAAGTCCCCTGCTATTATTGTTGGATCATCAGTTTCCATTAATGATTCAATAGTGTTAAGAGTTATCTCTATTTCTTCTTTTGGTGGTGCATATGTGTTTATTATTGTGAAACTATTATTTTTCCATTTTATCTTTACCATTATAATTGTGTTGGATATGTATGTGGGAAAAACTTGAATGTCTGGATTGTGAATGGTAATGGCTGTTTTTGGTGAGGGACTTGCTATTATTTTGTGTTTTATGGGAAATCCTATAACCTATGTTTGTAATAGTATGGTTCTTGTATTATTGAAATATCATGTTGTATTATGTGCTGTTGTATGTTTAGTGCTTCGTTTGCTTTCATACAGTGTGCCAAGTTAACCTGAATTATGTGGAGTGAGGTGAGAGAGGGCTTTCTGTTCAACTTGTAAGCCATGTTTCTAATGTAGAGAAAATAGATGTAGGTTAGGTAAtgggagaataaaaaaaatatatatatatatataaaataaaataaaataggttAGTGCTGGATGCGTTAGTTCAGTCGGGCTAGAATTTTCCTCTTCTCAATTTCCAGGTTGTCCTGGtagacaggacactgccaagACATCATAGAGTGGGCTCTATTGCCCGGGTGGCGCTCAATCTCACATACTCTGCAGAAGGGGTCCTCATTGCATTGGTCCTGCCTATGTCCCCTTTGCCCGCAGTTGGAGCAGCGGAGGGGTTCTTGACAGTCAAAACGTGTATGTCCGTTCTGTGCGCATCTGGAGCAACGAGGAAGCAAGATGTGTTCGAATATAGGGCATCTATTCCAGCCGATGTTGATTTGTTTCCGTCCCTTGAGTGCGTTGTATCCTGTCTTGTTAAGGGCAAGAACCAAAGTTACTCCCTGCCTGCCCCTCCATGTTTTTTTTACCAGAATGTCATCGGGGTTGCACAGGAGGTTGTTTTGCTCTATTAAGCGTTCTGGGAGTGCGTCATTTACCAGTTCTTCGTCGACCCCAACTACTTTGACATTGAACCTGTTCTCTTTAGGTTTGTTTACTTTTAGTTGTTGGAATTCTGTCCTTGCTCGAAGGTGGTTCTCTAGTTTGCCAGATGATTCTTTCGATGCTGTTGTTAGAATTATTCCCTGTCTTCCCTCCTTCATTGTAGCGTCTGGGAGGCCCAAATCAGTGGGGTTGATCTTCTTCTTGATCAGTTCTGCCATCTCGCGCTTCCccatggtgtcagaagtgagaACCAAAGCGTATGATTTCCTCTCCTCTACCATGACGGGAGGTTGGAGTGCCATTGCCTGTTCCTTTTCTTCTCGCTCCTTATTTTGTGTGGCTCGTTTTTCCAACTCAGAGATCCTCCCTCTTTGGAATGCGATCTCTTGGCCTTGTTCTATTATGATTTTTTTGAGCTTGGAATGTTCGGATAGAACATTGTCGATTTGTGCTGCTACTTCTTCATTTTGGCCGGTGCTTGTCGCTATTTTTATGAGCGCTTTCATGATGGCCTTATCAGCTCTGGCGACTCTGGTAAGCAAGGTGATTTTGTCATGCTGTTTCTCCTCGTGTTGAACAGGAGGTTCTTCATCGGTGGGATTTGGTTTAAGGCGTGGAAAGTGCTCCTGACTCATTAGTTCTTCATTGTCGGAAGTGTCTTCCCAGGAGTCTTTCGGTTCTTGGGGCTCCTGTGATGTTGCtcctgttttttcttctttgtcgttGTCCTCTGCGTCGAACCATGGAACGTTGGCCATGGTGGGTGAGATCTTTCGTTTGGTTCCGCTTTGTGAGGTGTCGTCAGAGCGTTCCTGCCTGCCTTCCTTCGTCTTGATCTTCTTGGCCGTTTTCTCTTTCTTCCGCTCTTCGGTCGGTGGCTTGTGCCGAGGAGTTGCCTGCTGAGATGCGCAGCCTGCCTGTGATTCCGACCTTCCCTCAGTCAGTGGCTTGTGACGAGGGTTCGCCTGGTGAATTGAGGAGCTCGCCTGTGCATTTGGCATGATTTTTTTTTGAATGTATCCCACTGTGGGAGTAATTTTGCCAAAGATGGCGTGGACAGACGGGGGGGTCTGGCAACTGTGGAGCCGGTTTGTGAAAGAGTGCGAATTCTCGCGTTTCCTTGTGTCGTGCGTTCGGGGTTTTTCCCTGTACTATCTTCGTATTTTTATGGTTCGATAGGTACCAAGATTATCGTCTTCCGACGCCTGGAAGCGAAGTTATGCTCTATTCTTCTCGTCAATGCTCTGTCGCACACAAGATGGCGGCCCCCATGGGGGAATGAGGTGCGAGAATTGTGGTTGTTATTCTTTTTCCGGCGCTCCAATTCCTTTTATTTTGGCCCTGAATCTTCAAAACATGTTTCCAAACATCTCACAAGAACTTGGGCgggtttttcgttgttttttttttcctgtagttcAATCTCTAAATGTCCAGCGGTCGCCCCTAGCGTGGACGGATGTGGGGGTCTAGCAACTATGGAGCTCCTTTGAGAAGAATTGCAATTTCTCGCGTTCTCCCTGGTATCCTGCGCTCGGGGTTTTTCCCTATGCTATCTCCGTATTTTTACGGTCTCAACGATACCGGAATTGTCGTCTTTCGACGCCTGGAAGCGAAGTTATGCTCAATTCCTCTCATCAAAGCTGTGTCCCTCACAAGATGGCGGCCTCCATGGGGCTTGTGGTGCCAGAGTTGCGGTTGTTATTCCTTTTCTGGTGCTTCAATTCCTTTTATTTTGGCCTTGAATCTTCAAAACATGTTTCCGAACATCTTACTAGCAAAGGGCGTGTTTTTCGTCGTCTTGTTTCCTTGTGGCTAATCCCTAAGACGTCCAGGGGTCGCCAGCAGGTTTGATGGTGTCCTGGTACATACAGTAGTCACCACAACAATGTGCTGGTAAAATGAGCCAATGAGTGTATTGAACCAATGGGTGGTCAGAGAGGAGGCAGCGAGCCCTCGCCGTTTGCCGTGCACTGTACAACTGTCCTTGACGAACAGCTGGACCTCGTCTTCAGGCTTCTGGACCTCGTTTTAATCACCTCCCTTCTCGAAGTCCTCATTTAGATAGTTACTCTCTGATGTGCTGGGAACGACATACGTCCGTCCAAACTATTCATCGCATATACTATATTTCCACTAAGCTCCGTGATTGTGCCTTGGTGTTAGGaaattatttcaaaatatgttaaCGTAAACGTCCGCGACCCTTTTGGCTCATTAGCTTCATGATTCGATTGTTGCGCTGCGATGTCACATGATACAACAGGGCTTGTTGGGACGAATTAGGCTTAGTTTCCCACAGTTGGAATAGTTAGGCTCCATTTAAAGGCACATGgacgcttttttgtttgttgacctACAATTTCGCCGAGCTATGCCACCAAGTTAACT
Coding sequences within:
- the LOC142765524 gene encoding uncharacterized protein LOC142765524, producing the protein MFQFALLLLLCTPAISSHRPDLFRGCVPTSENHRKTPHACIVVPTSELSTHGAFYTKLAESVLQKPSNQLQPKFLNTVYNVTRAAVKYPGHLNVGATLRMEFLTARSGCLHRPYSVYVCPPVDEKANGLCQASFTLYGSAFVLERSWCKPTG